In a single window of the Renibacterium salmoninarum ATCC 33209 genome:
- a CDS encoding TetR-like C-terminal domain-containing protein, with product MSGCTSSKLCLTSFSKYRKRVAAIYFVRLPRRPPLALASSDGLWNGRGSLMTNVIARAMDRGEIGPGSVDERVLRLPIDLFRYEVLWTMHAVPEQTIEEILDLVFLPLVTRQEDQILRVR from the coding sequence ATGAGCGGGTGCACTAGCAGCAAGCTTTGCCTGACCAGCTTCAGTAAGTACCGCAAGCGTGTAGCGGCCATCTACTTCGTCCGGCTCCCGCGTCGCCCACCCCTCGCGCTCGCATCTAGTGACGGCCTGTGGAATGGGCGGGGATCTCTTATGACCAACGTCATTGCACGTGCGATGGATCGCGGTGAAATTGGACCCGGTTCAGTGGATGAGCGAGTCCTTCGGCTGCCGATTGACCTTTTTCGTTACGAGGTGCTGTGGACTATGCACGCCGTGCCGGAACAGACTATCGAGGAAATTCTCGATCTGGTCTTCCTGCCGTTAGTGACCCGGCAGGAAGACCAGATTTTACGGGTTCGCTGA
- a CDS encoding efflux RND transporter permease subunit, producing the protein MFRLATLSLGNRALIALITIFAAVFGVISAGSLKQELIPSIEFPQISVISAMPGASPEVVDAQISRPLETALNAVENLDSSSSTSRSGVSTISLTFSYGTNLDRARNQIDRAIANARQQLPTDVQPQAIAGSVSDFPILYMAVSSDKSLAELNSDLQRIAVPKVLKVDGVRGADVTGANRQHIEIMPDVAKLAAAGLPITSISDALKNNGALIPAGSITDQGKSLSMQIGSPVDSLDAVKALPLGGAKAGAAPSTIGSIADVSLQDNPTTSITRTNGKPTLALSVTKKPEADTVTVSHAINALLPELKSDLGSNVSFTMVFDQAPFIEKSIKDLGIEGLLGLGFAVAIILIFLLSIRSTIVTAISIPLSLLITLIGLWASKYSLNILTLGALTIAIGRVVDDSIVVIENIKRHQSYGEDKLTAITAAIKEVAGAVTASTLTTVAVFAPIAFVGNIAGELFRPFALTVTIALIASLLVSLTIVPVLAYWFLRAPKTAAGLAQQTPEEKATAIAAIEEKERKGWLQRGYLPILRGTQKHPIWTVTAGVVILAATFAMTPLLPQNLLGDSGQNSISITQTLPAGTSLDATSEAAKKVEDALHGIGGVEDVQVTIGNSSGGLSSFFAAGTTTASFQVVTDEKVDQAKLRNSVRSSLDGIKDAGTIKLGSSGGGLGTSSTVDINIKSSNSADLQKANDAVLAAVKDVPDTRDITSNLSVANPVVQISVDRAKVVAAGLNEQQVAAVLAATVSPIPAGTVRIDTTDYKVQIGKGTQFTSIDALGNAPIQTGAGPVPLSSLASVKQVDVPSSITSSNGQRSAKISLTPTGNDLGSLNTVVQKKLDEAKLPAGATATIGGATTQQRESFGQLGLALLAAIAIVYVIMVATFKSLVQPLILLVSIPFAATGAIGLLLITRVPVGLPSLIGMLMLVGIVVTNAIVLIDLINQSRKSSPGQAGKNVAEAIEYGARHRLRPILMTALATVFALTPMALGVTGGGGFISQPLAIVVVGGLISSTVLTLILVPALYRLVEGGRERRRLLKDLQVVPEATQLPEGYTSQDWTTGAIPKVKGRRSANP; encoded by the coding sequence ATGTTCCGTTTGGCCACTTTGTCCTTGGGCAATCGCGCACTAATAGCGCTTATCACCATTTTTGCCGCGGTCTTCGGGGTGATTTCTGCCGGCTCGCTCAAACAGGAGCTCATCCCGTCCATTGAGTTTCCCCAAATCAGCGTCATCTCCGCGATGCCGGGCGCTTCGCCCGAGGTTGTGGATGCCCAGATCAGCCGGCCGCTAGAAACCGCGCTCAACGCCGTCGAGAATTTAGACTCGTCAAGTTCTACTTCGCGCAGCGGAGTTTCGACGATCAGCCTGACTTTCTCCTACGGCACCAATCTGGACCGAGCCCGGAATCAGATTGATCGTGCGATTGCCAATGCCCGGCAACAACTCCCAACCGATGTGCAGCCGCAGGCCATAGCCGGCAGCGTCAGTGACTTCCCGATCCTTTACATGGCGGTCTCCTCAGATAAGTCACTCGCTGAGCTCAACAGCGACCTGCAACGGATCGCCGTGCCAAAGGTCTTGAAGGTAGACGGTGTCCGTGGCGCAGATGTAACCGGCGCAAATCGTCAGCACATTGAGATCATGCCAGACGTCGCTAAACTGGCCGCCGCCGGTCTTCCCATTACCTCCATCAGCGATGCGTTGAAAAATAACGGTGCACTCATTCCGGCCGGTAGCATCACCGACCAAGGCAAATCGCTCTCCATGCAAATTGGCAGCCCAGTAGATTCGCTCGACGCCGTCAAGGCTTTGCCGCTCGGTGGCGCAAAAGCTGGAGCTGCGCCGTCGACCATCGGTTCGATCGCGGACGTTTCGCTGCAGGACAACCCGACCACTTCAATCACCCGGACGAACGGCAAACCGACGCTTGCGCTTTCGGTGACTAAAAAGCCTGAAGCAGATACCGTCACCGTTTCGCACGCAATCAACGCCCTACTGCCGGAACTCAAATCAGATCTCGGCTCGAATGTCAGTTTCACCATGGTGTTCGACCAAGCGCCGTTTATCGAAAAGTCCATCAAAGATCTTGGCATCGAAGGTCTTCTTGGTTTGGGCTTCGCCGTCGCTATCATCTTGATCTTCTTGCTTTCGATCCGCTCCACGATCGTTACGGCAATTTCAATTCCGCTGTCCCTGCTCATCACCCTCATTGGACTTTGGGCCAGCAAGTACTCGCTCAACATCTTGACCTTGGGCGCGTTGACTATCGCTATCGGACGCGTTGTTGACGATTCCATTGTGGTGATTGAAAACATCAAACGTCATCAAAGTTATGGCGAAGATAAACTCACTGCGATCACCGCTGCTATCAAAGAGGTAGCTGGCGCCGTCACCGCGTCAACACTAACTACCGTCGCGGTGTTTGCGCCGATTGCCTTTGTTGGCAACATTGCTGGCGAACTCTTCCGGCCATTCGCCCTGACCGTGACGATCGCGCTCATCGCTTCGCTCTTGGTCTCGCTCACTATTGTGCCGGTATTGGCTTACTGGTTCTTGCGAGCACCGAAAACTGCTGCGGGGCTTGCCCAGCAGACTCCCGAAGAAAAAGCGACAGCTATTGCTGCTATCGAGGAGAAAGAACGCAAAGGCTGGCTGCAGCGCGGTTACTTGCCAATCCTTCGCGGCACCCAGAAACATCCGATTTGGACGGTGACCGCCGGAGTGGTCATCCTCGCAGCCACGTTCGCGATGACTCCGCTGCTACCGCAAAATCTGCTAGGCGACTCTGGGCAGAATTCGATTTCTATTACTCAGACGCTGCCCGCAGGTACTAGCCTTGACGCCACTAGCGAGGCCGCAAAGAAGGTCGAAGATGCGTTGCATGGCATTGGTGGCGTCGAAGATGTCCAGGTAACAATTGGCAATTCCTCCGGCGGGCTATCGTCGTTCTTTGCCGCCGGAACAACAACCGCTAGCTTCCAGGTAGTTACCGACGAAAAGGTTGACCAAGCGAAGCTGCGAAACTCAGTTCGTTCCTCGCTAGATGGCATAAAAGACGCCGGTACGATCAAACTTGGTTCATCTGGCGGAGGCTTGGGCACCTCAAGCACCGTGGATATCAACATCAAGTCCAGCAACAGCGCCGATCTGCAAAAAGCGAATGACGCCGTACTAGCTGCGGTCAAGGACGTTCCGGACACTCGGGACATCACCAGCAACCTCTCGGTGGCAAACCCGGTAGTCCAGATCAGTGTGGACCGGGCCAAAGTGGTTGCAGCCGGTTTGAACGAGCAACAAGTCGCTGCGGTACTTGCCGCGACGGTGAGCCCGATTCCCGCCGGGACAGTTCGCATCGACACTACCGACTATAAAGTTCAGATCGGCAAGGGAACGCAATTCACCTCAATTGATGCTTTAGGAAACGCTCCGATCCAAACCGGAGCCGGTCCGGTGCCTTTGTCTTCGCTTGCCAGCGTCAAGCAGGTCGACGTACCGAGCAGCATCACCTCGAGTAACGGTCAACGTAGCGCCAAAATCTCTTTGACGCCGACCGGAAATGATCTTGGCTCGCTCAACACAGTGGTACAGAAGAAGCTTGACGAGGCTAAATTGCCGGCCGGAGCCACCGCCACGATCGGTGGTGCAACAACCCAGCAACGTGAGTCATTTGGCCAATTGGGCCTGGCGCTTTTGGCCGCAATCGCCATTGTCTACGTGATTATGGTGGCGACCTTTAAGTCTCTGGTCCAGCCGCTTATTTTGCTGGTATCGATCCCGTTTGCTGCAACCGGTGCAATTGGCTTGCTTTTGATTACTCGGGTCCCCGTGGGTTTGCCGTCCTTGATCGGCATGTTGATGTTAGTGGGCATTGTGGTGACCAACGCCATTGTCCTCATCGACTTGATTAACCAGTCCCGAAAATCTTCGCCCGGTCAGGCCGGCAAGAACGTTGCCGAGGCCATCGAGTACGGTGCTCGACACCGTCTACGTCCTATTCTGATGACTGCGCTAGCTACTGTCTTCGCGTTGACGCCGATGGCGCTTGGTGTGACTGGCGGCGGAGGATTCATTTCGCAACCCTTGGCGATCGTGGTGGTTGGTGGCCTCATTTCTTCCACCGTGCTGACTCTGATCTTGGTACCGGCGCTTTACCGCTTGGTAGAAGGTGGTCGCGAACGTCGCCGGCTGCTCAAAGACTTACAGGTCGTCCCAGAGGCCACCCAGTTACCCGAAGGCTATACCTCGCAAGATTGGACTACCGGGGCCATTCCGAAGGTCAAGGGTCGCCGTTCAGCGAACCCGTAA
- a CDS encoding malate:quinone oxidoreductase, with amino-acid sequence MTFISQTKEADVVFIGGGIMSATLGAMIRQIQPDWSVVVFEQLNELGQESSGPWNNAGTGHSALCELNYTPAAKDGSVEASKALAINEQFQLSRQFWSHMVDKQFIGSPKNFINTVPHMSFVMGKDHTDFLRTRYEALKPNPLFSSMEFSSDPSQIEKWAPLVMKGRSGNGPVAATRAAEGTDVDFGQLTKELVGYLGNNDAEINYGTTVTDIQRGTDKRWHLKLKHKASGEHGAIKARFVFIGSGGGALHLLQRSGIPQGKGYGGFPVSGQFFRCTNEEIAAQHSAKVYGQASVGAPPMSVPHLDTRYVGGKKSLLFGPYAGFSTNFLKSGSLWDLPLSIRPSNIYPMAAAGLHNLGLTKYLVSEVLKTRSSKVTAMQEYFPQADGNDWELITAGQRVQIMKKDRKQGGILQFGTEVITSSDGSIGALLGASPGASTAVPIMLELLQRCFPREFKLQWQDQLKDMIPTLGTKLNDNAELAAATMARTAATLQLD; translated from the coding sequence GTGACCTTCATTTCGCAGACCAAAGAAGCCGACGTCGTCTTTATCGGCGGCGGCATCATGAGCGCGACCCTGGGCGCGATGATTCGCCAGATTCAGCCCGATTGGTCAGTAGTCGTATTCGAGCAGCTCAATGAGCTGGGCCAAGAGTCTTCTGGACCTTGGAATAACGCTGGAACCGGGCACTCCGCACTCTGCGAGCTGAACTACACGCCCGCAGCGAAAGACGGCAGCGTCGAGGCATCCAAAGCCTTGGCCATCAATGAGCAATTCCAGCTTTCGCGCCAGTTCTGGTCCCATATGGTTGATAAGCAATTCATCGGTTCACCAAAAAACTTCATCAACACGGTTCCGCATATGTCCTTCGTTATGGGCAAGGACCACACCGATTTTCTTCGCACCCGCTACGAGGCCTTGAAGCCTAACCCGTTGTTTTCCTCGATGGAATTCAGTTCTGATCCGAGTCAGATTGAAAAATGGGCTCCGCTAGTAATGAAAGGCCGTTCCGGTAACGGCCCGGTGGCGGCCACCCGAGCTGCTGAAGGGACCGACGTCGACTTTGGTCAACTTACCAAGGAACTCGTGGGGTATTTGGGCAATAACGACGCCGAGATCAATTACGGAACGACCGTCACCGACATTCAACGCGGCACGGATAAGCGCTGGCATCTGAAACTCAAGCACAAAGCCTCTGGTGAGCACGGTGCGATCAAAGCGCGATTCGTTTTCATCGGTAGTGGCGGTGGCGCTTTACACCTGTTGCAACGCAGCGGAATTCCCCAGGGTAAAGGCTATGGTGGTTTCCCGGTCTCGGGACAGTTCTTCCGCTGCACCAATGAGGAAATCGCCGCGCAGCACAGCGCGAAAGTTTATGGCCAGGCTTCGGTGGGAGCGCCGCCAATGTCGGTTCCGCACTTGGACACTCGATACGTCGGCGGCAAGAAATCGCTGCTCTTTGGCCCCTACGCTGGCTTCTCGACAAACTTCCTCAAATCCGGCTCATTGTGGGACTTGCCGCTTTCGATTCGACCATCGAATATTTACCCGATGGCCGCCGCTGGATTGCACAATCTTGGCTTGACTAAGTACCTCGTTTCGGAAGTGCTTAAGACTCGCTCGTCTAAGGTCACCGCGATGCAGGAGTACTTCCCGCAAGCTGACGGGAACGATTGGGAACTGATTACTGCCGGTCAGCGTGTACAAATTATGAAGAAGGACCGCAAACAGGGCGGTATTCTTCAGTTCGGCACTGAAGTGATCACCTCATCTGACGGATCAATCGGCGCTTTACTAGGAGCATCACCGGGCGCCTCGACCGCGGTGCCCATCATGCTAGAGCTTTTGCAACGATGCTTCCCCCGCGAATTCAAATTACAGTGGCAAGATCAACTCAAAGATATGATTCCTACATTGGGGACCAAGCTCAACGACAATGCGGAACTGGCCGCAGCCACGATGGCCAGGACTGCAGCCACCTTGCAGTTGGACTAA
- a CDS encoding ABC transporter substrate-binding protein produces MRRRSILPVTAAAVLALSLAACTAEPAPTPSSSATTTPVTFTFGASSDPASLDPALVTDVDSQRISRQIFEGLVTLDATTGKPVPALASSWKTPDNGFSYEFDLRDDVKFQDGQPFNATAVCTNFNRWFNYPAQNNPTIVPAVFREMFKAFSNDPVNSVFKSCTAEGDAKVKIALNSAVTNFVEALSQPAFGIASPAALTSSTADVLDQQVGSAKVSKFGLNPVGTGPFKFSAWKDDTVTLSQNPNYWGDKGQIQTVNFVTYRQSQERLQALLTGKIDGYDSVTTDNYDPLVKHGLQVLQRDPFSVMYIGMNQQLPVMADLKARQAVAMAINKDAIVKSFFIDGSAPTNQFIPPKLSGFNKQVSGIGYDPDKARKTLSESSYKNEPLEFYYPLNVTRPYLPSPEKIYAEISAQLTAVGFNIKPVPIEWSDNYLAKVSSAGTHAFDLLGSQGSYSDPDNFVGPLFGASNGELGPADSQLASKIARARTLPDGSDRIDAYQAINSDIAQSVPALPIVFPISALALSAKVTSYPVSPVLNEVFNKIKLAS; encoded by the coding sequence GTGCGACGAAGATCCATCCTGCCCGTTACTGCTGCCGCGGTTCTGGCGCTCAGTTTGGCAGCATGCACCGCCGAACCGGCCCCGACTCCAAGCAGCTCAGCAACTACGACGCCGGTAACTTTCACCTTTGGTGCATCCTCGGACCCGGCCAGTCTTGATCCTGCCTTGGTGACTGATGTAGATTCACAACGAATTTCGCGGCAGATATTTGAGGGCTTGGTCACTCTCGACGCAACGACCGGCAAGCCTGTTCCAGCTTTGGCGTCAAGTTGGAAAACCCCAGACAACGGTTTCAGCTATGAATTTGACCTTCGAGACGACGTTAAATTCCAAGACGGCCAGCCGTTTAATGCCACCGCAGTCTGCACCAATTTTAATCGCTGGTTCAACTACCCGGCACAAAACAACCCAACGATAGTTCCTGCCGTTTTCCGCGAGATGTTCAAAGCTTTTAGCAATGACCCGGTGAACTCTGTGTTCAAATCCTGCACAGCCGAAGGCGACGCCAAGGTCAAGATCGCGTTGAACTCTGCGGTGACAAACTTTGTTGAGGCGTTGAGCCAACCGGCTTTTGGCATCGCCTCGCCAGCTGCGCTCACTAGCAGCACGGCAGATGTCCTAGACCAGCAGGTCGGTTCCGCGAAAGTATCCAAATTCGGACTTAATCCGGTAGGAACCGGACCATTTAAGTTTTCGGCCTGGAAAGACGACACCGTCACGTTGAGTCAAAACCCAAATTATTGGGGCGATAAAGGGCAAATTCAAACCGTAAATTTTGTGACCTACCGGCAGTCCCAAGAACGGCTTCAGGCGCTACTCACCGGAAAAATCGATGGCTACGATTCAGTCACCACGGACAATTACGATCCGCTAGTCAAACATGGTCTGCAAGTATTGCAACGCGATCCATTTTCGGTGATGTACATCGGGATGAATCAACAGCTTCCGGTGATGGCAGACCTCAAGGCCAGGCAGGCTGTTGCGATGGCGATCAACAAAGATGCCATTGTCAAGAGCTTCTTCATCGATGGTTCCGCACCCACGAATCAATTCATTCCGCCGAAATTGAGCGGATTCAACAAACAAGTTTCCGGCATCGGCTATGACCCGGACAAAGCGCGCAAGACCCTTTCTGAGTCGAGCTATAAGAATGAACCGCTTGAGTTTTACTACCCGCTGAATGTCACTAGGCCCTACTTACCGAGCCCTGAGAAAATCTACGCCGAGATCTCAGCTCAGCTCACCGCCGTTGGCTTCAATATCAAGCCGGTGCCGATCGAGTGGTCAGATAACTACTTAGCGAAGGTCAGTTCCGCCGGAACCCACGCTTTTGACTTGCTCGGTAGCCAAGGATCCTACTCGGATCCGGATAATTTCGTCGGCCCGCTTTTTGGTGCTTCCAATGGTGAGCTCGGGCCAGCCGACTCTCAACTGGCTAGCAAAATCGCCCGTGCTCGAACCCTTCCAGACGGCTCCGATCGAATTGACGCCTATCAAGCGATCAACTCTGACATTGCACAGTCCGTGCCTGCGCTACCCATTGTCTTTCCCATTTCTGCGCTTGCCCTGTCCGCAAAAGTCACCAGCTACCCGGTTAGCCCGGTGTTGAACGAAGTGTTCAATAAAATCAAACTTGCTTCCTAG
- a CDS encoding alpha/beta hydrolase produces MRDRLTGIVCSGAAHTAATSAAYMLLGMFILEPPEAPCGIVLFGPGAGGEPRRYIGLLKGFVDAGFVVLAPTHERFDPRTVTTRQLQERVAGLKAVLSDYSGDNLNRPGVSGDFLV; encoded by the coding sequence GTGAGAGACCGGCTTACGGGCATCGTCTGCTCGGGTGCCGCGCACACCGCTGCGACTTCGGCTGCCTATATGCTTCTGGGTATGTTTATCCTTGAGCCTCCAGAAGCACCATGTGGCATCGTGCTCTTCGGACCGGGTGCGGGAGGCGAGCCAAGGCGGTACATAGGATTGCTCAAGGGCTTTGTCGATGCCGGGTTTGTGGTGCTCGCGCCGACGCATGAACGATTCGATCCGCGCACCGTAACCACGCGTCAACTTCAAGAGCGTGTCGCTGGCCTGAAGGCAGTGCTGTCGGACTACAGCGGCGACAACCTGAATCGCCCCGGTGTGTCCGGAGACTTTCTTGTTTGA
- a CDS encoding helix-turn-helix domain-containing protein, translating to MFGMLSVLAELQRELIVANTRDGLAAARARGRTGGRRPKLTADQAQHAQQLYDAGTHTVQRIADLLQVPRSTIYGHLNKASIGRRPVAKATLEA from the coding sequence ATGTTTGGAATGCTCTCCGTCCTGGCCGAACTCCAACGAGAACTCATCGTCGCCAACACCCGCGACGGGCTCGCCGCCGCCCGCGCCCGCGGGCGAACAGGAGGAAGACGCCCGAAGCTCACCGCCGACCAGGCCCAACACGCCCAGCAGCTCTACGACGCGGGAACCCATACGGTCCAACGCATCGCCGACCTCCTCCAAGTCCCGCGCTCCACCATCTACGGGCACCTCAACAAGGCAAGCATCGGACGGCGCCCCGTCGCCAAAGCGACCCTGGAGGCTTAG
- a CDS encoding LCP family protein, protein MSVVLVAGIGIGAVLFLKLQGNVKVQDLNAGLDGTTAPIADDNHDAIQVLIMGTDTRSGKDASYGSEQDSAGYGNSDVMMLMNISADRQRVSMVSFPRDLMVPFPGCKDPKTGKVFAAEPVIQLNSALSMAGPGCTVETINKFTRLTIDHFMMADFNAVKELTTALGGVDVCVSLPVVDPASGLNLPAGTSSIAGDQALAFLRTRHAFGDASDLARIKAQQAFLASMSRKIKAEGTLTNLPKLYQIADIVTSNLTVDPGLASPASLLTMAGRLKDVDLSKIAFVTVPTASYIPDPGRVALKQPEASQLFSALRSDADLTATPTPSAPVTSAPPVAPVTPNYNKAYQPITVSNASGLVTRSQEILQSLVSDGYTKSLISNSVAVQPATQILYGSNFADVAQDIAAKYGIPASNLVSAPALGGVQIVIGQDFSSGLTFGNTPLPTDVPIQTAQQPTVCQQVNDLPR, encoded by the coding sequence GTGAGCGTAGTTTTGGTGGCAGGTATTGGCATTGGTGCGGTGTTGTTTCTCAAACTGCAAGGCAATGTGAAGGTCCAAGACCTTAATGCTGGCCTTGATGGAACCACGGCGCCGATTGCCGATGATAATCATGACGCAATTCAGGTGCTCATCATGGGCACCGATACCCGCTCCGGCAAGGATGCAAGCTACGGCAGCGAGCAAGATTCCGCAGGGTACGGCAATTCAGATGTCATGATGCTGATGAATATCTCAGCTGATCGCCAGCGCGTTTCTATGGTGAGTTTCCCGCGCGATCTGATGGTGCCATTTCCTGGTTGCAAGGATCCGAAGACCGGTAAAGTTTTTGCTGCGGAGCCGGTGATTCAGCTCAATTCCGCGCTAAGCATGGCCGGGCCAGGTTGCACGGTGGAGACCATAAATAAATTTACTCGCCTGACTATCGATCACTTCATGATGGCGGACTTCAACGCGGTAAAAGAACTCACCACCGCGCTTGGCGGAGTGGACGTGTGCGTGAGCTTGCCAGTGGTTGATCCAGCCTCTGGCCTGAACTTGCCGGCCGGAACTTCGAGCATTGCCGGCGATCAAGCTCTAGCATTCTTGCGGACTCGGCATGCGTTTGGTGACGCCAGTGACTTAGCCCGGATTAAGGCGCAACAGGCATTCTTGGCTTCAATGTCACGGAAAATCAAAGCCGAAGGCACGCTGACCAATCTACCCAAGCTCTATCAGATCGCAGACATTGTCACGAGCAATTTGACCGTCGATCCGGGGCTCGCCAGCCCAGCCTCCTTGCTGACGATGGCTGGAAGGTTGAAGGACGTAGACCTTTCGAAAATTGCCTTCGTCACGGTTCCTACCGCAAGCTATATTCCGGATCCGGGTCGAGTGGCGCTCAAGCAACCTGAAGCAAGCCAACTCTTTTCTGCGCTTCGCTCCGATGCTGATCTGACCGCAACACCAACACCGTCTGCTCCGGTTACTAGCGCTCCGCCGGTAGCCCCGGTGACGCCAAACTATAACAAGGCGTACCAGCCCATAACCGTGAGTAATGCCAGCGGATTAGTGACACGGTCGCAAGAAATCCTGCAAAGTTTAGTTTCTGACGGTTATACCAAGTCCCTGATTAGTAACTCAGTAGCTGTACAGCCCGCAACGCAGATACTTTACGGTTCTAACTTCGCTGACGTAGCACAAGACATCGCGGCAAAGTACGGCATTCCGGCGAGCAATCTAGTCTCTGCTCCGGCGTTAGGTGGCGTGCAAATAGTCATTGGTCAGGACTTTAGTTCGGGCCTAACCTTTGGCAATACCCCGCTACCCACCGATGTGCCGATTCAAACAGCGCAACAACCAACGGTTTGCCAGCAAGTCAATGACTTACCACGCTGA
- the era gene encoding GTPase Era, whose protein sequence is MKLTGSKIMDANQDYRAGFAVLAGRPNAGKSTLTNALVGQKVAITSAKPQTTRHTIRGIVHRDEYQLILVDTPGLHRPRTLLGQRLNDLVAGTLSEVDVIGFCLPANEKIGPGDRFIAAQLADLRGKPIIALVTKTDTVSKEQLAHQLLAVSELGQQVLGEKGFADVVPVSAVKDHQVDVVAKVLASHLPVSPALYPDGELTDEPEAIMVAELVREAALEGVRDEMPHSLAVVVDEIIPREGRSAENPLLDVRVNLYVERPSQKAIIIGKGGARLRDVGTKARLGIEALLGTRVYLDLHVKVAKDWQRDPKQLVKLGF, encoded by the coding sequence ATGAAATTAACAGGGAGCAAAATTATGGACGCCAACCAAGACTACCGGGCAGGATTCGCGGTTCTAGCCGGGCGCCCAAACGCAGGCAAGTCAACTTTAACTAACGCCCTCGTTGGCCAGAAGGTCGCGATTACCTCCGCGAAGCCACAGACGACTCGGCACACTATTCGAGGCATCGTGCACCGCGACGAGTATCAGCTCATCCTGGTTGATACGCCAGGATTGCACCGGCCCAGAACCTTATTGGGGCAACGCCTGAATGATTTGGTAGCGGGCACGTTATCCGAGGTCGATGTCATCGGATTCTGTCTTCCCGCCAACGAAAAGATCGGGCCTGGGGACCGATTCATCGCCGCGCAATTGGCCGATCTGCGCGGTAAACCGATTATCGCGTTGGTGACCAAAACTGACACGGTCAGCAAGGAGCAGCTGGCGCACCAACTGCTGGCCGTCAGCGAGCTGGGTCAGCAGGTTTTGGGCGAAAAGGGCTTTGCCGACGTCGTACCAGTCTCAGCAGTCAAAGATCACCAAGTTGATGTTGTGGCCAAAGTTTTGGCTTCGCATTTACCAGTATCGCCGGCGCTTTACCCCGATGGTGAGCTTACCGATGAGCCCGAGGCGATCATGGTCGCCGAGCTGGTCCGCGAAGCGGCCCTGGAAGGTGTCCGCGATGAGATGCCTCACTCATTAGCCGTCGTGGTTGACGAAATCATTCCGCGAGAGGGACGCAGTGCAGAAAACCCGCTGCTGGATGTTCGGGTAAATCTTTATGTAGAACGTCCTTCTCAGAAGGCGATCATCATTGGCAAAGGGGGAGCTAGGTTGCGTGACGTGGGCACTAAGGCCCGATTAGGCATCGAAGCGCTTCTGGGCACCAGAGTTTACTTAGACCTACATGTCAAAGTAGCTAAAGATTGGCAGCGAGATCCCAAACAGTTGGTCAAGCTGGGTTTCTAA